The sequence CAGCGTGACGGGGGCGACGAGCAGCACGGTGGTGACGTTGTCCAGCAGCGCCGAGGCGATCGCGGTGATGGCGATGAGCATCACCATCACCCGGAAGGGCCGGGCCCGGGCCTTTTGCACCGACCAGATCGCGAGGTACTCGAACAGGCCGGTGCGTTTGAGCACTCCGACGATCATCATCATGCCCATCAGCAGGAAGATGACGTTCCAGTCGATGCCGGAGCGCTCGGAGTAGAAGGCGGCGGTGCCGTCGGTCGCCCCGACCAGCAGCATCAGTGCGGCGCCGCCCATCGCCGCGGCGACGCGGTGTATTCGCTCGCTGATGATCAGGGCGTAGGTGCCGATGAAGACGGCCAGCGCCGCCCAGCCGTGCCAGTCGTTCATGCCACTCCGAGCAGTCGGTCCAGCAGGTGGGAGGCGGTGATCACGCCGAGCAGGCGGGTGCCGTCGGGTTCCTTCGCCATGACGGCGACCAGCGGGCTGCGTTCGCGGGCCATCAGCGCCGCCACCTCCAGCACGGTGGCGTCACCGGCGACCACCGGCGCCGCCATCCGCTCCCTCGGCAGGATGTCGGCGACCGCCCGGTCCGCCAGCGCGGCGCAGAGCCGGTCCGCGTGCTGCTCGTCGACGACGGCGGCCAGGGTCGGGTCCTCGACCACGTACGAGGGCACCAGGAGCCGTACGAACCGCGAGGCCGGCACGATCGCGTACGGGGCGCCGTCCGCGTCCACCACCAGCACCCCGGGCAGGCCGCGGCCCGCCAGCAGCCGGGCCGCGTCGAGCGCGGGGCTGCCGAGGGTCACGGTCGGGTAGGACCGGGCGAGTTCAGATGCGCGCATGTCCTGCCTCCTGGATACGGGCCGCGGGCGGCGGCCCTGGTTCGTCGCCGAGCGCGACGCCGGGCGACTTGCCGAGCGACTCGAACGCGGCCGGACACGGGTTCGCGCGGAAGGAGAGGTGCCGGCCACCGGCGAACAGCACGGTGAACAGGGCGGTGAACGAGGCGAGATCGGCGGTGGCCGCGACGATCGGGCTGCCTGACGGGATGCGTACGCGCCCGAGCCCGCCGGCACCGACGAGCGCGCCGCCGGCCAGGAAGAGCGGGGCGGCCGGCAGCACCGACCGGGGGACAACACCCGACCGCGGCGCCGCGACCAGCAGCGCCGCCCAGAAGACGACGACAAGCACCATGGAAGACCCCGATCAGCGAAGAGAGTTCTCTCGTATTCGCCGACCAGACTTCCCGGCACACCAGCAGCAAACGTACACGACGTTCAGGCGGCTGCGGCGGACCTCGGGCGGTTCACCAGACCGGAACGGCCCCCGCGCTGACGGAGGGTTCCGAGCCGGCCTCGGTGAACGCGTGCAGCGCCTTGAGCAGTTCGCGGCGGCGTACGGCGGGCATGGCCTCGACGATGCGGGCGATCTCCTTGCGGCGGCGCTCGGTCGCCTCCGTGACGGTGCGGCGCCCGGCGGCGGTCAGCGAGATCAGGGTGGTGCGGCGGTCGTGCGGTACGGTGCCGCGCTCGACCATGGACACCGCCACGAGCCGGTCGATCATGCGCATCGCGGTGGACGGCTGCACGTCCAACTCGGCGGCCAGCGCCGACAGGCTCAGCGGGCCGCGGGTGTGCAGCGCCACGAGCATCCGGAACTGCGGCAGGGTCAGTGACTCCTCCACCGCCGCGAGCGACCGCGCGGAGACGGCGACCAGCAGCCGTGAGGCGGTCAGCAGCGCGCCGACCATGGCCTCGGCGTCGTTGTCCGGAGCGGACTGGGAAGCGACCATGCACACCTTTCTACAGGCCCGCGGCCGCCTCCCGCCGCCGCGGGCACGACATCCGGTGGCGGCCGGGCCCTCGGGCAGGGGTCACGGGGACGCGGCGGTCCTGGACGCGTGTCGCAGCGCGCGGAGGATCGC comes from Streptomyces sp. NBC_00448 and encodes:
- a CDS encoding CBS domain-containing protein gives rise to the protein MRASELARSYPTVTLGSPALDAARLLAGRGLPGVLVVDADGAPYAIVPASRFVRLLVPSYVVEDPTLAAVVDEQHADRLCAALADRAVADILPRERMAAPVVAGDATVLEVAALMARERSPLVAVMAKEPDGTRLLGVITASHLLDRLLGVA
- a CDS encoding MarR family winged helix-turn-helix transcriptional regulator, whose protein sequence is MVASQSAPDNDAEAMVGALLTASRLLVAVSARSLAAVEESLTLPQFRMLVALHTRGPLSLSALAAELDVQPSTAMRMIDRLVAVSMVERGTVPHDRRTTLISLTAAGRRTVTEATERRRKEIARIVEAMPAVRRRELLKALHAFTEAGSEPSVSAGAVPVW